AGATGACCCACACCACCGGCCTCCACGTCCCCGTCGACGCCGGCGTCGCGGCGGCCTTCCTGCGCTGATCCTCCGCCGAGTTGTCACGTACGCCGCGTCGGACGCTGCGTACGTGACAACTCGGCGCGCAATCCCCCGCACCTGAGAGCCCCCGAGAGAGAAGGAACGATGACGGACCTGCCCCAGCCGCGCCCGGGTGACCTGCGGGTCGCGGCCGTCGACCTCGGCGCCACGAGCGGCCGGGTCATGGTGGCGGTCGTCGGTCCGGGACGTCTCGACCTCGCCGAGGTGCACCGCTTCCCCAACGGCGGCGTGACCGCCGGCGGCTCGCTCTTCTGGGACGTCCTCGGCATCCACCGCGAGGTGCTGGCCGGGCTCCGCACCATCGCCGCGACCGGTCCGCTCGACGGCATCGGCATCGACTCGTGGGCCATCGACCACGGGCTGCTCGACCGCGACGGCGTGCTCCTCGGCAACCCCTACAGCCACCGCGACGCCCGCACCGACGGGGTGCCGGAGCAGGTCTGGCAGACCGTCCCTGCCGCGGAGCTCTACGCCCGCACCGGCCTGCAGCACCTGCCGTTCACCACCGTCTACCAGCTCGCCGCCGCCCGGGGCACCGCGGCGCTCGAGTCGGCGCAGACGCTCCTGCTGCTGCCCGACCTGCTGGGCTACTGGCTGACCGGCGAGATCGGCGCGGAGCGCACGAACGCCTCCACGACGGGCCTGTACGACGCGACCACCGGCACCTGGGCCATCGACCTGGCCGCGCGGATCGGGCTGCCGTGGAGCATCCTCCCGCCGCTCCGCGACGCGGGCGACCGGGTCGGCACGCTGCTGCCGGACGTCGCCGCCGTGCTCGGCCGCACCCCGGGCGACGCGCCCGTCCCCGTCGTGGCGGTCGGCTCGCACGACACCGCCTCCGCGGTGGTCGGCGTCCCCGCCGCCGGGCCGGGGGAGGAGGGTGAGCGCTTCGCCTACATCTCCTCGGGCACGTGGTCGCTGGTCGGGCTCGAGCTCGACGCCCCCGTGCTGACCGACGCCGCACGGGCCGCCGACTTCACCAACGAGGCGGGCGTCGACGGCACGGTCCGCTACCTGAAGAACGTCATGGGCCTGTGGGTGCTCTCCCAGTCGGTGCAGACCTGGGAGCGCGACGGGACCCGGATCGACCTCCCCGCCCTCCTCGCCGAGGCCGCCGCCCTGCCCGCCCTGCGCACGGTCGTCGACATCGACGACGCGAGCCTCCTCCCGCCGGGGGACATGCCGACCCGGATCCGTGCGCTCGCCGCGGCTGCGGGCGAGCCGGAGCCGCGCACGCCCGCCGAGGTCGCCCGCGCCATCGTCGACTCGCTCGCCGTGGCCTACCGCCGCCACCTGCGCGCCGCGGCCGCCACCGCGGACCACCCGTTCGACGTCGTCCACGTCGTCGGTGGGGGCACCCACAACACGCTCCTGTGCCAGCTCACCGCCGACGCCGTCGGCGTCCCCGTCCTCGCGGGACCCGGCGAGGCGGCGGCCCTCGGCAACGTGCTCGTCCAGGCGCGCACCCTCGGCGCGGACCTGCCCGACCTGGCGGCCATGCGCGCCCTGCTCCGCGCGACGCACGAGCTGCGGCGCTACACCCCGCGCACCGGCGCGGACGCCCTCGACTGGGACGACGCCGAGCGGCGCGTCCGACCCGGACGGCCGACGACCGTCGGCTGACCTCACGGCCCGCGGGCCACTCATCTCGGGAGACACCATGGACGACGACGTCACGACCGCCTTCGCCGGCGCGCCGCGCGGCCCCCGCACCGGCCCCCGCACCGGCCCGCGCCTGGACCCCCGGCTCGATCGCCGCCGCCTGCTCGCCGCGGCGATCGCGTCCGCCGGTGTGGCGGCGATGGCGACCGGAGCCGCGGGAACGGCCGCGGCCGCGGCACCGGCCACGGCTCGCCCCGGTCTCCCCGGCGACCTCGCCCGCCGTCTCGCGACCCCCGGGCTCGCGACGGCCGCCGGTTTCCGCTGGTGGTGGCCCC
This Nocardioides alkalitolerans DNA region includes the following protein-coding sequences:
- a CDS encoding rhamnulokinase, producing MTDLPQPRPGDLRVAAVDLGATSGRVMVAVVGPGRLDLAEVHRFPNGGVTAGGSLFWDVLGIHREVLAGLRTIAATGPLDGIGIDSWAIDHGLLDRDGVLLGNPYSHRDARTDGVPEQVWQTVPAAELYARTGLQHLPFTTVYQLAAARGTAALESAQTLLLLPDLLGYWLTGEIGAERTNASTTGLYDATTGTWAIDLAARIGLPWSILPPLRDAGDRVGTLLPDVAAVLGRTPGDAPVPVVAVGSHDTASAVVGVPAAGPGEEGERFAYISSGTWSLVGLELDAPVLTDAARAADFTNEAGVDGTVRYLKNVMGLWVLSQSVQTWERDGTRIDLPALLAEAAALPALRTVVDIDDASLLPPGDMPTRIRALAAAAGEPEPRTPAEVARAIVDSLAVAYRRHLRAAAATADHPFDVVHVVGGGTHNTLLCQLTADAVGVPVLAGPGEAAALGNVLVQARTLGADLPDLAAMRALLRATHELRRYTPRTGADALDWDDAERRVRPGRPTTVG